ATTTGTTTTTAATATTAGGTTTTGATATAAAATGCAACTGTCTTGGACTGTGATCGAATAGAGTTTTGTTTTGGACATTCTTTAAGTTTGCTGATGCATATGTTTACTCACCTTGACAGCTCTTCATGATGCAGAATTTACGACAGATAATCAAGAAATGTCGGCTGATGTGATAAAAAATGCATATTTGGCAACAGAAGAAGAATTTCTTTCTCTGGTTAAAAAACAATGGGAAATTAAACCTCAAATTGCCTCTGTGGGATCATGTTGTTTGGTGGGCATTATATGCAGTGGGCTCCTGTACATTGCCAATTCTGGGGATTCTAGGGTGGTGTTGGGAAGGCTAGAAAGGGTCAAGAATGAGGTTAAAGCCATGCAGTTATCAACTGAGCACAATGCAAGTTTTGAATCTGTCCGGGAAGAATTACATGCATTACATCCCAATGATCCTCAGATTGTTGTTTTAAAGCACAGAGTTTGGCGTGTGAAGGGCCTTATCCAGGTAACATTTTTTTTCGGCATAATTTAATAGATGGGGCAGTTGGTGGCTCCACCTCATATTTTTCTTGCCTTAGGTGATATTCTGGAAATGGACGGCTAATTTTTTTTACCTGAAAAATGTGACCGTATTGATATTTATGCCTACACATTAATCAAAATGCTGTGTCATTTTCACATATCTTGATATTTCATGGTTGACAAATCCTGACCGTTGTTTTGATTACATTAAAGTTTAAGTAAGCCCTCTAATTCTTTCTGGGATCGGTGAGTGAAGATGGACCCGGACATGTGAATATTGTATGATGTATCTAATCTTGATCGTCACGTTTCTCCCCTTTTCTCCTGTAGTACAAAATGCATTGTCTGGGAAGTGATTTTGTCAAACATTTTATTTCTCCTCTCGACTTTCTTAGCTAATTTGATTCCAGGTTTCAAGATCGATAGGTGATGCTTACTTGAAGAAACAGGAGTTCAACAGAGTGCCATTGTTACCAAAGTTCAGACTGCCAGAACCGTTTGAGAAACCAATCCTTTTGGCTGAACCATCAATACATGTCCAAAAACTTTATCCTGAGGACCAGTTTCTTATTTTTGCTTCAGATGGTTTATGGGAGCACCTTAGTAATCAAGAGGCAGTCGACCTTGTCAACAGTTCTCCACGCAGCGTAGGACATCTGTCACTTGAGCGTTCTTATTTCTAGGTTTTTAATGTGCCAGCCTTTATCTGAGGATAAACATTTATTTTCATCTGCAGATAGATATAAATTTTCTTATATTATTTatctaaaatataaattttgccCTGCCTTGTTTTGTAATTTTTCGAGCATTATGGTTTAGATCCTTTTATCATTATGCCCTCTTTCTGTATCAAAATCTTAGTATTATCCCTGTTTTCTGCTAGTTCCCACCCACTCTTATTGTCTCTAACTTATAGTTcttgtattttatgagacacaGAGAAGTACCTTTTCTTGATCTTGGCGGAACTTTATAGATTTATGGCTAACTGCATGCACTAGCCTTCCTTTTCAAGTGGAGTTGAAACTTGTGAAAGTTGTGATTTCCCTTGAATATTTTTTTCACAAAGAGAGCCTTTCCTTGTTATATTACAGGGTATTGCTCGAAAACTTGTCAAAGCTGCACTGCAAGAAGCAGCAAAGAAAAGAGAAATGAGATATTCGGACCTGAAAAAGGTTGACCGAGGAGTGAGAAGACATTTTCACGATGACATCACAGTTATAGTTCTCTTCTTAGACTCTCATTTGATCAGTCGCAGTTCCTCCCACGGCCCGATTCTCTCAGTAAAAGGCGGTGGAAATACTTGGTAAAGCTTCTCTATTAACTTGCAGACTGATTTTCTTAGAACTAGAGGATTTTTATATGTAGCGTGAGTTTATTTTTTCTGGGATGTCACCATATTTTGATAATGTTAATGATTATGCCAGGAAGACGTGATGAGTTTGTGTTGTCTTGAATTTTTAGCCGACTGGCATATGAAACAAAAAGATAAATGGTGTGATAAAATGAGGATACTGAATTTTTTTGTGAGGATAATTTAGGCTGCCCTTAGTTCAGTTTGCTTATGTGTTTGAGTGAAATATATGATTATCC
This Primulina eburnea isolate SZY01 chromosome 2, ASM2296580v1, whole genome shotgun sequence DNA region includes the following protein-coding sequences:
- the LOC140820979 gene encoding probable protein phosphatase 2C 38 isoform X1; this encodes MVTTTWRKFVCWRPSARNEGENSSRGGGDIGSRVDGLWWYKDSGRHVNGEFSMAVIQANNILEDYSQLESGPMSLSESAPHGTFVGIYDGHAGPEASRFISDHLFENMKTLHDAEFTTDNQEMSADVIKNAYLATEEEFLSLVKKQWEIKPQIASVGSCCLVGIICSGLLYIANSGDSRVVLGRLERVKNEVKAMQLSTEHNASFESVREELHALHPNDPQIVVLKHRVWRVKGLIQVSRSIGDAYLKKQEFNRVPLLPKFRLPEPFEKPILLAEPSIHVQKLYPEDQFLIFASDGLWEHLSNQEAVDLVNSSPRSGIARKLVKAALQEAAKKREMRYSDLKKVDRGVRRHFHDDITVIVLFLDSHLISRSSSHGPILSVKGGGNTW
- the LOC140820979 gene encoding probable protein phosphatase 2C 38 isoform X2, coding for MVTTTWRKFVCWRPSARNEGENSSRGGGDIGSRVDGLWWYKDSGRHVNGEFSMAVIQANNILEDYSQLESGPMSLSESAPHGTFVGIYDGHAGPEASRFISDHLFENMKKFTTDNQEMSADVIKNAYLATEEEFLSLVKKQWEIKPQIASVGSCCLVGIICSGLLYIANSGDSRVVLGRLERVKNEVKAMQLSTEHNASFESVREELHALHPNDPQIVVLKHRVWRVKGLIQVSRSIGDAYLKKQEFNRVPLLPKFRLPEPFEKPILLAEPSIHVQKLYPEDQFLIFASDGLWEHLSNQEAVDLVNSSPRSGIARKLVKAALQEAAKKREMRYSDLKKVDRGVRRHFHDDITVIVLFLDSHLISRSSSHGPILSVKGGGNTW